Genomic window (Lutra lutra chromosome 17, mLutLut1.2, whole genome shotgun sequence):
AGAagaactcctattcatccttcaaaaccccaTTTGGTTTCACCACCTGTCTTGCATGGATTGAGCTCTCCAACTCAGAAAAGCTGTGATTTTGTGACCATTTCACAAGTTcccaaactgaggcccagagcagtcAGGCCGCCCCTGAGGTCCCTCAGCATCCAGCtatcttcttcctctgcctgcccagtTGCTGAGCAGGGCCCTCAGGCCCGACCAGTCCGGCTGAGGAGCGTGCAGACGCAGGCAGTGTCAATTCGAATCCATCGCCAGCCTACACGGCCCTGGGCATCAGCGGTCAATGCCCGCACGTAGGACTGCTTGGCCTTACACTCAGACACCCAGTGCCTCCGGTCCACACCCCggcagcctcccccacccccaccagggccACTTTCCTCAGCAGCGCTGTCAGCCTTGCAGCGGGTCTCAAAGAAGTACTGGCGGAGAGGGCTGCCTCCAGCCGCAGGAACCTCGCCCAGCACCTCCACCTCACGCCCGCGCAGGTCCACAGCTGTCCGGCGGTCTGTCACCCAGCCACTGACCGCATCACACACAGCCAGCTCTCCCCGGCGACTTGCTGGTGCTGTCTCGCTCACCCCTCGCCGACTGCGGTTGGCGGGGCTGCCTGCTGGCTCCCCAAAGGCCCCGGCCTCCAATAGGAATAGCAGAGGGGGTCCAGCGGGGGTGCCCCTGGACAGGACTACTCGGGGGGACAGGAGGTCCCATTCAGGGGCCAGAAATGGGGGCAGTGGTAAGGGTGGAGGATGGGACTCCATTGGGAcactggggaggaggaaaaggaggaggatggggagggagcaggaggggctggggagcatCTCGCTGAGCACctgaggaaaaagagggaagctGGGGTTAGAGATGAGGGTAAAAAActtagtgggggaggggggcagaggttGGGAACTCCAGGGGGACCTGAATGCCAGAACCATGGGAAGCCCTTGTTCTAGAACCTTGGGAGGACCTTATATTCTAGGACTTAGATAACACCCAACTTCTGGATTAATCATAATTATTCTACTACTATTGCCAATAATAGCCAACAAATCAGCAAATGGAGAAatacaggctcagagaggtgagtgACTGATACcagatcacacagccagcaaaTGCCAGAAGTAGGATTTGAGCCCCATCAGAGCAACTCTGCCCTGAATCCTACCCCTACCTACAGCCTTGCGGGACCCTAAGTTCTGCAGCCTAGAGGAAGTTTGAGGTTCCAAATTCTAAGAAAGACCATGTTCTGGGATCCTAGTAAGACCCAAGTTCAGCTCAACACTGCCACTGAGAGGGTAAGACATTTCCTCTCTCGTggggggcctcagtttccctatccaAGAAATGAACcaggggaacacctgggtggctcagttggttaagcatctgcctttggctcaggtcatgatcccaaggtcctgttATCaactcgggctccttgctcagtgggagcctgcttctccctctgcctgccactctccctgcttgtgcgagctctctctctgacaagtaaataaaatctaaaaaaaaaaaaaaaaaaaaaaaaaaaaaaagaggaaggaaggaaggaaccaggGGCTGGGAGATAGTGGTGAGGGCGTGGACCCTACGGTTTCTCTGCAATATTCTGGAAGTCTGTAGTTCTGGGAAAGTGGTGTGGAGAGAAGTAGGAAGCAGCAGGTGGTTACCAGACCTGTCAGCACCTCGTCCACCTCCAGGCTCCAGTGCTGGGGGCCCCCAGGCTCTGGGGGGCCCCTGTGGGGGACACAGGTGGTCCCCTCTTTCCTGACAtctcaggagagagaaggggcagccACCTAGGGGAAGAAGGGAACAGGCAGGTTGTGtgagcaagtgggggagggggcctgaaCACTCCCCTTCCCAGCGTTCCTCTTAAAGTGCAGGGTACCCAAGAGTCAAGGCCGCGCCCCCTTCCCAGAGGCCCCTTCCCTGACCAGGTGATGGCTCCTGGCTGGGATGGGAAGCAGatgggggaggtgaggggagaggcgggggttgggagggtagGGGCGGAGTGGGGAGGATAGAGGAGGCTGGAAAAAATTACATCCTCCACGGCCCATTCATCTCCCAGACAGGACGGGGGTGGCGCTGGTCTGGACACCCGGGTCCCTGAGGGCCCACACTCAAGAAGCCCTGGGTCCCTGAGGCTGCTTCCTGGAATGTTCTATCCTCACAGGACAGGCTGGGGCCCGTCCAAGACGTCTACCGCACATACCTGGAGTGGCTGCCTGCCTTGGCTCCgagatggggaaatggaaagAAGGGTGTGAAGAGACCCAACGATGCCGATCCAACCAGGACCAGAAGTCAGCTACCTCCTCCCTCAGACCAGAAGTCTCTGTTCCCCGCCGCCACCTCACTCAGACCCGAAAGTCCTGGttccccgcctcctcctccttcaggagTCTAGATCTCCAGCTCCCTCTCTCACGTGCTGGCGTCCAGGAGCCCAGCACCCTCCTCCCTGAGAGCCCGAGCAGTCCAGACCCCCAgcgccctcctccctcagacctgGGAGCTCTGGAGTTCAGGGCTCTCTTCCCCAGGTATCCAGAATTACGTACTCCCAGAGCCTTCCTCCCAAAGAAGATCCGAGCTGGGGGAATGGTCTCCTGAGACCCCTCTGGGGGTAACCGGCTGCATATCTGGAGGACTTcgctcctgcctcagtttcctccgcCAAGCCCCGCCCCCTCTGGCCCCGCCCCCGTCCCTCCCTACCCGGGGGCAGGGCGACCCAGCCGCCGGAATCCCGGGGAAGGAGGCGCGGAGGCTCTTACCTGGGGTGCCCTCTTCGGCTTCTCCGCTGCCTCTAGCGCGGCGCGGCTCCTCCTCCCGCTCGTCGGCTGCAGGGACGCCCGCTTGTCCGCCGGCTCCTCGCCGCACACTCGGGCTGgcccgggagggggcgggggcgggggcggggcggtgcCCGACAGCGGAGGAGGGGCCGGGGGATCCCGCCTTCCAGACGCGTGCTGGGACCTCGGAAGGCCGGCCTGGCTCACTCAGTAACGGCCCGTCTCAGCCCCGGGAGGCCAGGCGCCAGCCCCCgttccctcagacccaggagttcTGACCCCcagtccctcctccctcagacccaggagtcaggcccgcccccagcccctcctccctcagacccatgagttctcacccccagcccctcctccctcagaatCAGGAGTCTgggcacccccagccccctcctccctcagacccaggagtcagcatccccagccccctcctccctcagacccaggagtcagGATCcgaccccagcccctcctccttcaGACTCACGAGTTCTCACCCcaagcccctcctccctcagacccaggagtttgctccccacccccccagccctctcctccctcagaccctggAGTCCTTAccccccaggccctcctccctcagacccaggagtcctgaCAGCAGCTCCCTCTTTTTCTTAGAGCCCGGAGTCTGGGCCTGAGATTTCTTTGCGTTCTGTTGCCAATTAAGTGTCAATCTCTGGGCAGATTCCCACCCTCTGCTCTCACCCCCACTTTCCCAGGAGCTCTAGGCCAGACATTAACCAGCTGGACTTGGGCAGCGATaaggccccaggccctgggagacAGTGGATATGGTGTTGGGGGTGTTCTCCCACAGAGTCCCCTCTGCTGGAATTTCCTGGgtggggactggggagagggTCTGTCCTGAACTCAGATAAGAGAAATTCAAGGTATTATAGGACTCAGAGATAGACAAGGATTTGATGTGGAAACACAACGACCtgcttgaaggaaaaaaaaaaaaaaaagaagagtgacaaAGGGAGATAGGAAAGgcacagaaatggagagaaagggggggaC
Coding sequences:
- the NTF4 gene encoding neurotrophin-4 — its product is MLPSPSCSLPILLLFLLPSVPMESHPPPLPLPPFLAPEWDLLSPRVVLSRGTPAGPPLLFLLEAGAFGEPAGSPANRSRRGVSETAPASRRGELAVCDAVSGWVTDRRTAVDLRGREVEVLGEVPAAGGSPLRQYFFETRCKADSAAEESGPGGGGGGCRGVDRRHWVSECKAKQSYVRALTADAQGRVGWRWIRIDTACVCTLLSRTGRA